A stretch of Lewinella sp. 4G2 DNA encodes these proteins:
- a CDS encoding FeoA family protein has protein sequence MPFPRNSPASNYQIGMTGEIERFTNENLAGKLLDIGVRPGSRLSIIRKSPFGGCWYVKIDRHCIALRKQELASILIK, from the coding sequence ATGCCCTTCCCCCGCAACTCCCCCGCTTCGAACTACCAGATTGGTATGACGGGCGAGATCGAACGCTTTACCAACGAGAACCTGGCCGGGAAACTGCTCGACATTGGCGTCCGCCCGGGTTCGCGCCTCAGCATCATTCGCAAATCCCCCTTCGGTGGTTGCTGGTACGTGAAGATCGACCGCCACTGCATCGCCCTGCGCAAACAAGAACTGGCCAGCATCCTGATTAAATGA
- a CDS encoding glucose/sorbosone family PQQ-dependent dehydrogenase: MASTNILSTLVHGFTLILLLFLPQTANAQDGTFSMELLVPENSLTRAWDIHYAPDDQLWITERSIGRLLRLDPETGAEDELLVIPGAFSASGQDGLLGFALHKDFDDGSPFVYLSYTYLEFLERRQAILRYTFTEVDGDGSLVDAVLLMDGLPASNDHNSGRLVFGPDQKLYYTIGDQGNNQNRNYCSEVVSQFLPTQEQIDQSNWINYPGKTLRLNLDGSIPEDNPVLGGVRSHIFTLGHRNAQGLAFSASGLLYSSEHGPNTDDEVNLLTAGSNYGWPRVVGMLDDQAYDYCNWSSLDNCSDLTFSKTECPPGAEFFEESSFTDPTYRDPLMALFAVTDDYDFENPICEDSYTCRPNIAPSSLAIYESDAIPGWKNSLLIPSLKRGRLYRLKLDDSGQAIVGDTTHHFYSGNRYRDIALAPDGKTFYLLTDQAGPVTDESGLNRLTDVRNPGTIMKVTYEASVSVPSVLDAREVSIYPNPATDLIRLNPQRPDITIASVTLLDARGAVVKQVDQLGGGPVTLAVDEVAAGVYFVKVVTDRGSLTRRVVVR; encoded by the coding sequence ATGGCCTCCACGAATATTCTTTCCACCCTGGTTCACGGCTTCACGCTGATCCTGCTACTATTTCTCCCCCAAACGGCAAATGCACAGGATGGAACCTTTAGCATGGAACTGCTGGTGCCCGAGAATTCATTAACCCGAGCGTGGGACATCCACTACGCCCCCGACGACCAATTGTGGATCACCGAGCGTTCAATTGGTCGCCTGCTACGGCTGGACCCCGAGACCGGAGCGGAGGATGAGTTACTCGTCATTCCGGGTGCCTTTTCCGCTTCCGGGCAGGATGGGCTACTGGGTTTTGCCCTCCACAAAGACTTCGATGATGGGTCGCCATTTGTTTACCTTTCTTACACTTACCTGGAATTTTTGGAACGTCGCCAGGCCATTTTGCGCTACACCTTTACGGAAGTGGACGGAGACGGAAGTTTAGTGGATGCCGTGCTGCTGATGGACGGGCTCCCCGCCAGCAACGACCATAATTCCGGCCGGCTGGTCTTCGGCCCCGACCAGAAGCTGTACTACACCATCGGTGATCAAGGGAACAACCAGAACCGGAATTATTGCTCCGAAGTCGTATCCCAATTTTTGCCGACCCAGGAGCAGATCGACCAGAGTAACTGGATCAACTACCCCGGCAAAACGCTACGGTTGAATCTGGATGGGTCCATTCCGGAAGACAACCCGGTCCTCGGGGGCGTACGGAGCCACATCTTCACGCTGGGCCACCGGAACGCGCAGGGCCTGGCCTTCTCGGCCAGCGGCTTGCTCTATTCTTCCGAACACGGCCCCAACACGGATGACGAGGTGAACTTGCTGACGGCCGGTAGCAATTACGGCTGGCCACGGGTGGTTGGGATGCTCGACGACCAGGCTTACGACTACTGCAATTGGTCGTCCCTGGATAACTGCAGTGACCTCACCTTCAGTAAGACCGAATGCCCACCGGGAGCGGAATTCTTTGAGGAGAGTAGTTTTACCGACCCTACTTACCGGGACCCTCTGATGGCTCTCTTCGCGGTGACGGACGATTACGATTTTGAAAACCCCATCTGTGAAGATTCCTATACCTGCCGGCCCAACATTGCCCCGTCCAGTTTGGCGATCTACGAGAGTGATGCCATTCCTGGCTGGAAGAATTCCTTACTCATCCCCAGCCTCAAGCGGGGCCGGCTTTACCGCCTGAAATTAGACGATTCCGGACAGGCCATTGTGGGAGATACGACCCACCACTTTTACTCCGGCAACCGGTACCGCGATATCGCCCTGGCGCCCGATGGCAAGACCTTTTACCTACTGACGGATCAGGCCGGCCCGGTCACGGATGAATCCGGCCTTAACCGGCTGACTGACGTACGCAACCCCGGCACCATCATGAAGGTCACCTACGAGGCGAGCGTTAGCGTTCCTTCCGTCCTGGATGCCCGCGAAGTCAGCATCTACCCTAATCCCGCTACGGACCTTATTCGTTTAAATCCACAACGTCCGGACATTACCATTGCTTCGGTCACCTTACTGGATGCGCGGGGAGCCGTTGTTAAGCAAGTCGACCAATTGGGTGGCGGGCCGGTGACTTTGGCCGTCGATGAGGTGGCGGCTGGGGTGTACTTCGTCAAGGTGGTGACCGATCGGGGTTCGCTTACGCGGAGGGTGGTGGTGAGGTGA
- a CDS encoding metallophosphoesterase yields the protein MAIYFTADTHFGHANILKYTDRPYANAQEMDEALIQNWNDTVGPDDTVYHLGDFSLTSPAKTRKIIARLNGTIHLISGNHESSAHACADQFAWVKDYYELSVPDPDAHRGQRHYVLFHYAMRVWNGSHHGTFHLYGHSHGTLPDLPTERSIDVGVDCFSGHPVSLEKVREILLAKPWVSPFAS from the coding sequence ATGGCCATCTACTTCACCGCCGATACCCACTTCGGCCACGCCAATATCCTTAAATACACCGACCGCCCCTACGCCAACGCCCAGGAAATGGACGAAGCCCTCATCCAAAACTGGAATGATACCGTTGGGCCTGACGATACCGTGTATCACCTGGGGGACTTCAGTCTGACGAGCCCAGCCAAAACCCGGAAGATCATCGCCCGCCTGAACGGCACCATTCACCTTATCTCGGGTAACCACGAGAGCTCCGCACACGCCTGCGCGGATCAGTTCGCCTGGGTGAAGGACTACTACGAGCTATCCGTGCCCGACCCCGACGCCCACCGCGGCCAGCGCCATTACGTGCTCTTTCACTACGCCATGCGCGTATGGAATGGTTCCCACCACGGCACGTTTCACCTCTACGGCCATTCTCACGGGACGCTTCCGGACTTACCCACTGAACGCAGTATCGATGTAGGAGTGGACTGTTTTTCGGGCCACCCCGTCAGCCTGGAGAAGGTCCGGGAAATCCTATTGGCCAAACCGTGGGTGAGCCCCTTTGCCTCCTGA
- a CDS encoding thymidine kinase yields MFLEPHFSGQRSGWIEVICGSMFSGKTEELIRRLKRARIAGQEVEIFKPLIDTRYGENEVVSHDSNSLEATPISDTKVLLDLPKETTVVGLDEAQFFDMIVVKHAQELANQGKRVIIAGLDMDFRGEPFGPMCHLLSVAEYITKVHAICSHCGNLATHSYRLVQDQSTVVLGEKDLYEARCRKCYGMGNILDLRN; encoded by the coding sequence ATGTTTTTAGAACCCCACTTTAGCGGCCAACGCAGCGGATGGATCGAAGTAATCTGCGGGAGCATGTTTTCCGGCAAAACGGAAGAACTCATCCGCCGGCTAAAGAGGGCCCGGATCGCCGGCCAGGAAGTGGAGATCTTCAAGCCCCTCATCGACACCCGTTACGGCGAAAACGAGGTGGTAAGCCACGATAGCAACTCCCTCGAAGCGACTCCCATTTCCGACACAAAGGTATTGCTCGATCTGCCGAAAGAAACCACCGTCGTGGGTTTAGACGAAGCCCAGTTCTTCGACATGATCGTCGTCAAACACGCCCAGGAACTGGCTAACCAGGGCAAACGGGTCATCATCGCTGGATTGGATATGGACTTCCGGGGTGAGCCCTTCGGCCCCATGTGCCACTTGCTTTCGGTGGCGGAATACATCACGAAAGTCCACGCCATCTGCTCGCACTGTGGGAATTTGGCTACCCATTCTTACCGTTTGGTGCAGGATCAAAGTACGGTCGTTCTCGGTGAGAAGGATCTTTACGAGGCGCGCTGCCGCAAGTGTTATGGGATGGGAAATATTTTAGATTTACGGAATTAG